The following nucleotide sequence is from Nautilia sp. PV-1.
GGAAGAGATATTCCCACTTCTATAACCGTGGTTGTAATGAGTATTTTCCCTTTTTGCCTGAATTCGACAAGTATGTCTTCTTTGTTTTTGTCTTTGCCGTGCGTAATATATACTCCGTCAAAATATTTAAGCCAGAATTCTTTTCCTTCTTCTATACTCTGATAACTGAAATTTTCAGATTCTTCGACCAAAGGATATACAACCACAACCTGGTTTCCTTTTGCCGTTTCGTTTTGAATATGGGCTATTAAATTTTTAAAGTCTTCTTTTGATATTATTCGGGTGTCAATGTCTTTTTTAAAAGGCAGCTCTTTTATAAGACTCACATTTACGAAACTGCTCATTATAAGAGCCTGCGTTCTTGGAATAGGTGTGGCGCTGAACTGAAAATAATGAGGAACCGTGTCTGCTGCGGAAGTCAGTTTTTCCAGGCTGGCTCTTTGATTGGTTCCGAATCTGTGCTGTTCATCCACCATTACTACATTTACCTTAGGCAGGTTTTGATAAAGTAAAGCGTGTGTTCCGATTAATAAATTTGCATTTTTTAAATCATTTGGAGTGAATTTACTCTTTTGTGTTACAAGTACGGTTTTAAATGATTTTCCGTTTTTTATTTTCCATTTTCCGTTTAAATATTTGTCAGCTTCTTCGTATATCTGATTTGCCAATATGGAAGTAGGGCACATTATTATTGATTTTTCAGCCATATACGCCGTTGCAAGCATAACAACCGTTTTACCGCTTCCGACGTCTCCTATTACCACGCGTCTTGCCTGTGTGGGCTTAGATATGTCGTTTTTTATGTCGTTTATTACTTTTAACTGGTCGCCGGTAAGTTTAAAGGGAAGTGATTTTATAAAAGGCTCTGGATCTGCTCTCAGACCGATAGAGGGAAGAACTGTTTTTTTATTTTTCAGTTTGTTTAAATAATTAAAAATTTCTGCCCATTTTAGAGCATACATCAGTTTTTGTTCCTGAATATGCTCCTGAGTCTGGGGAAAGTGCATAAAAAACAGTGTTTTGGCGATGTTTTCTGGAAGAATGGAAAGGTTTTCCATTGTGACGTATCTTTTTATAAGAGCTCTCAGGCTTCTTATATTGAGATTTGTTTTATATACGGGCGTTATTTCGTTTATTCTCGTTATCGGTTTTGGCTGGACGATTTGGTGGTTTTTGATTTCCCCTCTTATATATACGGTGCTGCCTGCTTTAAAAACGGACTCATGCCATTTTTTAAACTGAAAAAAGACACCCCATATAATCTGATTGACATTTTTGAGATAAAATTTTATTCTTGTTACTTTCGGAGATTTCTTAACTTCTAAAATTTCAGCTTCAAAAGCCTGGGGAGAAGACATAATATATGGATACAGGTGGTTGTCTTCATATTCTTTCGGTTTTATAAGAGCCAGTTCAAGAGGAGATTTGACTCCTATTTTTTTAAGTTTTTCCAGATCTTCTCTGGTCATTTTATTCTTTCGTTACTATTGAGAAGGTGATATCTTTAATCTCAGGATGTCTGCTGATAAAAGAATTAACTTCTTCTAATGATGTGTTTTTTATAAGATCAAGTTCTTTGTCATAGTAATTTTCAGGAAGATTAAGATAAATTTCATTAAATTTTTTAAGCAGTCTTTGATTTAGCGTTTCGCTTCTTAAAGGTTCGCTTCCTATAAGGAACTGTTTTGCCTGTGTAAGTTCTTCGGATGTGATTCCGTTTTCATAAAAGTCGTTTATCATTTCTTTGACTATTTTGATTGAATCTTCCGTATTTTCAATTTTAGTCTGAAGATAACCGTTTAAAAGCTTATATGATTTTTTAAATACGTTATTTGTATACGCGCTGTAGGCATAACCTCTTTTAACTCTTATTTCTTCCATCATTCTGCTGCCGAAACCTCCGGCTCCCAGAATAAAGGTTGCTATTTTCGCCAGATAAAGCTCTTTATTGTAATCCGCGTCAAAATTGGAAGCAAAATGAATGTAGCTCTGTTCCACATTTTTATATACCTGAATATCATCCGATTTTTTAGCCTTAAAAAAAAGATGGCTGTTTTTTTGCGGTTTAAAAAGGGCGGTGAGTCCGTCAAGGTTCAGATCTTTGCCTCCGTTGATTATAATATATTCTTTTTTAAACAGCGATTTGTAAAAATCTTTTACTTTGTCTAAAGTTATGTTTTCGGTGTTTTCTCCCATCACCGGATATGAAGCGGGAGTGTTTTTAAAAATTTCTTTATGAAGATTAACGGCCGCAATATAATCGTTGTCGTTTTTTTTATTCTGAATTTTTGCATTAATCTCTTTTTTTGACTTTTCAAATGCCTCTTCGTTTAAATTAGGATATTGCAGCAGTTCAAGGAGAAAACCAAGCGCTTTTTTTTCTTTTTCGTTTAAAAATTTTAACGATACGGTGAGAAATTCTTTATTAACGCTTACATTCAGCGTTATTGCGTCCTGTTCCAAGTCGTTGTAAAATTTTTCTTTTTTTGCAGTAGTGCCTTTTGTATTAAGCATATGTGATAAAAAATATGCCACACCTTCATCCGCATAAATGCTTCCGGAATGCTGAAACACTATTTCCAGTACCGTTCTTCCTAGGTTGTCTTTTTCAAAAATTATCATATTTCTCCTTTATGATTCTTGTGTTAATGAGGGCTGTTTAATAAAATAGTTGCGGAATTTTCAAGAATAATGGCTTTTTTAATGGCTTCTTTGATGTCTCTTGCTATGATATATACGCCGAAACCTCTGATTATTACTATATTTTTATCCCTGAGATTTTTGGAAATAATAAAATCTTTGTTTTCTTCCCATTTCTGGACATCGTCTATTTCTATGATTTTAACTTTGTCCAATATCTGTCTACCTAAATAATCAATAGGTTTGAAATATGTGTGTTCTAGCGAGTATGTTATTATGTTCAGAGGAAATACGTTTAAAATTGTTTTAGCGTAAGAGATGTCTTTATAAATTCTTGCATGGATGTTAATATCCGCAGACGTTTCTTTCCATGACAGATCTTTTTTGTTTATATGTACGATTTTACAGAAATCTTCTTCGTAAATGGATTTATGATGATTGTTTATAATCATTTTATCGTTCTCAAGCTTTAAGGAAATACTTCCTATGCCTAAATTCATCATGTTTTTTTCATACAATATTTTAGCTGTTAATTTATATTCGTCTAATATGGTCGAAACTACCAAGTTTAGCCTTTTTTGCTATAATTATACTATAATTAAACTTAAAATGGAGAAATGAAAATTGATTATTAAAAACAGCGAAAAACTAAAATCCGACGCTTCTTTAGATGCCGGTAACGAATTAAACATACCTCACATACCTGTACTTTTAAATGAAACACTCGAACTATTTGACGATATGCCTAAAAACGGATATTTTATAGACTGTACTTTAGGTTTTGGGGGACACAGCGAAGCGATACTTGAAAAGTTCCCAGAAATAAAGCTTATCGGAATAGATCAGGATGCGGAAGCTATGAATTTTGCAAAAAAAAGACTCTCAAAATTTTCAGACAGGGTTGAATTTATCAATAAAAGAGCTTCAGAAGCATTAAAAGAGCTTCCTAAAGATCTGCCTGTAGCGGGGATTTTGGCCGATATAGGAGTCAGCAGCTATCAGCTTGACAATCCGGAGAGGGGATTTACTTTTGAAAGCGATGAGCTTGATATGAGAATGAACAAAAATCAGGAGCTCAGCGCCAGGGAAGTTCTTAATTATTATTCCAGAGAGGATCTTGAGAGAATTTTCAGGGATTACGGAGAGTGCAGAAGATATAAAAAAGTGGCAAACGCAATAATTTCCAAAAGACCTATTAAATCAAACAGGGAATTTGCCGATATATTAGGACATATAGGCCTGAAAGACAAAAAAGCTTTGGCAAAAGTTTTTCAAGCGGTCAGAATAGAAGTAAATAACGAATTGAATGAATTGGAAAAAATTCTTGAAAATTCCGAATTTTTAGCCAAAAACGGCACTATTTTAGGTATAATAACCTTCCATTCGCTTGAAGACAGAATTGTTAAAAACAGATTCAAGCAGTGGTCGAAAAAATGTATATGCCCGCCGGAGGCTATAAAATGCGAATGCGGCGGAAATCATCAGCTTGGAAAAATATTAACAAAAAAACCTCTTACTGCTTCAAAAGAGGAACTGAAAACCAATCCGAGAAGCAGAAGCGCAAAACTCAGGGGGTTTAAATTTATCAGGGGATAGGGATGAATGCAGAAATAAACGCAAAAGAAAAAACGGAACTTTTAGACAATATAGAAGATTATATAGTTCAGGAGAGTCTTTCTTCTACAATTATCAGAAATCTTATTCTTACAATTGTATTTTCTCTTACGATTTTGTTTCCTAAAATTTATATATCTTCGGAAATATATTTAAAATCAGTCAAAATCAATAAACTTCTAAACGAATATTATTCACTTAAAGCGGAAAATTCTCTTTTGGCATCTAAAATAGAAAAAATTAAATTCAAAAACAGAATGGAAAAACTTACTTTTTAATATTTTTTATTAACTCCATCTTAATTAATTTTTGCTACAATTTCCGCAAAAAAGAGGATATATGAAGAGATTTATAGAATTTTTTATTAAAAATGCGGTATTTACGCATGTTCTTTTTTTAATTGTGATTATATCTTCTATTTTGGCTTACAGAAACGTAGCAAAAGAGCTTTTTCCTCCCGCAACGCTTGATAAGATCCTTATACAGGGCGGATATCCCGGCGCCAGTCCTGAAACTCTTGATAAAATGGCGGTTACGCAGATAGAAGACGATCTGAAAAGCTATCAGGAAGTTTCATCCGTTGAAAGCGTTATCAGAAACGGAAGTTTTACAATAACCGTAAATTTAAAACCGGGAGCAAATAAACTGGAGCTCCTGAGCGAATTTAAAACAATAACATCAAACTTAAAAAAAGACCTTCCAAGCGATATGAGCGAACCGAGTGTCACTATTGCAAAAAAAGCTTTTCCTCTGATGTTTATATCCGTAGCGAGCAACGTTTTAAACAAAGACCAGCTGCTTAAAGACGCCGACAACGTTAAAAAAATTCTTTCTCAGATTAAAGACCTTACGCAGATTGATATTCGTGGTGACAGTGACAAAAATATATATTTTAAACTTGATAATCAGAAAATAGAAAGTCTGGGTATAAATAAATCCCAGCTTATAAATGTTCTTTCTCAGGTTTCCACTATATTTCCGGTCGGAAAAATAGAAGGCAAAAAACACTATTTTATTTCAATGTATCCGAAAAACCTTGAACAGTTTAAGAATATGATAATTACTGTAGGAAACGTAAAAGTCAGATTAAAAGATATAGCTGATATAAAAAAAGAGTATGCCACTCCTACACAGATTGGCAAATACGACGGAATTCCAAATATTACTATTGATGTCAGAAAAGGCGAAAGCGGAGACGCGATTGCTATCAGTCAAAAAATCAGACAGATTCTTAAAAAATATCATGAAAAACATCCGGAAGTAACTTTCGGTATTTCAACCGATACCAGCAAATGGGTTAGAAACAGGTTCAATACGGTTGTCAGCAATATCATATTCGGGCTGATACTGGTGTTTTTTGTTATGTGGATTTTTCTTAACTGGAGAATATCCCTGGTCGTTACGATGGGAATTCCCACTTCTTTCGCGATAGCAATGATTTATCTGGATTATGCGAATCTGTCTTTAAACCTCCTTTCAATGCTCGGTGCTCTTATAGCTCTTGGTATGATAGTCGACGAGGCTATAGTAGTGGGCGAGAATATCTACCGCCATATGCAGATGGGAAAAGACAAAGTAACCGCTGCCATTGAAGGGACTTCGGAAGTTTTCTGGCCGGTTATGGCTTCATCAACTACTACTATTTTGGCTTTTATGCCTATGCTTTTGATAAAAGGCGAAATAGGCGTTTTTATGAAAATACTGCCGATAATGATTACCGTTTTGATTCTTTCTTCATTATTTGAAGCATTTGTGTTTCTGCCGCTGCATTCAAAAGAGATATTAAAAGTTGAAAAAAGTTCAAAAGACCGTTTTTGGAATAAGTTTTCCGCACTCTATAAAAAAATGCTTACTTTCTTTTTCAAAATAAGATATGTCGCGTTAATGTTTTTTTTAATATTCGTTCCTGTATTAATCGGTATAGGTATGAAACATTCAAAATTTCAGCTGTTTCCGACTTTTGACGCAAGTCAGATTTATGTAAACGGAAAATTTGAAAGCAATTACACAATAACCCAGACCGCAGCGGCGATTAAAAAAATCGAAAACGACCTTAAAAAATATCTGGGTAAAGACGTGGAAGGTTTTACTACCGTTGTGGGTATGCAGATGAACAATAAAGGAGAAGCAAATATAGGTGCAAACTACTTTCATATTTTTGTCGATTTAAACGATAAAAAACCTACCGATTTTTATAATAAATATATTGCTCCGATATTTAAACCCATCAAAGTGAAAAACCAGATCAGGACACATACCGCTCAACAGCTGGCACAGATGTTTAAAAAAGATTTTTCTCATATAAAAATACCTGGAATGGTCGAGCTTAACGTAATAGTGCCTCAGGCGGGTATTGTCAAAAGCGATATAGTAATAAGTATCGGTGGCAAGTCTCAAGAAGAAATAATAAAAGCTATCAAAAAACTTGAAAACGTTATGAAAAAGATAAAAGGCGTTTATAACATATATGACGATGCTGAACTGGGGGCTGATGAGTTAAAACTGAAAATCAATCCTTACGGACAGAAACTCGGCTTTACGCAGGTGAGCCTGTTTAACGAGCTTAGAGGCTTTTTCGGCGAAGCGGAATATGATAAAACGTTTGATAAAGACGGCATCGTAAAAATTATTTTAAAAGACAAAAACAAAGACTCTTATAATGAACTTAAAAATTTCAGAGTTACGGTTCCCGGAACAAATCAGTATATCGAACTTGATAAAGTCTGCGATTTTGTAATAACCAGAGCTTTTAAAAAAATACACAAATACAACGGTATTGCCGCAAAAACCGTATACGGTTCGTTAAACAAAAAAATCATTACAACTGCAGATTTTTATAAAAAAGTAGACCCGCTGCTCAAAGAGTTTAAAAAAGAAGGGCTTACCGTATTGATAGGGGGAGCCGCCAAAACCAGCAAGGCGTTTATGAAAGATCTGGAAGAATCCTTAATAGTAGCTGTACTGTTAATATTCTTAGTTTTGGTGCTTATGTTTAATTCTGCGGTGCTGCCGTTTGTTATCATTTCCGTAATACCGTTGTCGTTTTTAGGTGTTATTGTCGGAAACATGATTATGGATATGAATATGACTATGCTTGGAATGATAGGAATTGTCGGTCTTGCAGGTGTTGTGGTTAATGACGGAATCGTTATGATAGATTTTATAAAAAGGGCAAGAAGCGTAAATGAGATACTGGAATTTGCTTCACATAGGCTTAGACCCGTTTTACTGACGTCTATTACTACGTTTTTCGGTCTTTTGACACTTATGTTTTTCCCAAGCGGCCAGTCTGCAATTTTGCAACCTCTTGCAATTGCATTAGGCTTCGGTCTGGCGTGGGGTACTGTGCTGAATCTGTTTTATCTGCCGATTTTTTATTATATTTTGAGACGGCGCAGACTTAAATGCAGTATGACGAGTTTGTGCTATGATATATTCAGCAAATTTAAAAGGAAATAATTGAAAGTTTATATTAAAACATTCGGCTGCAGGAGCAATACATACGACAGTGAAATAATGAAAAACACAATTCAGTCTGATATTGCGGCAAATGAGGATGAGGCTGATATTATTATAGTGAATTCATGCACGGTGACTAATTTTGCCGACAGGGATTTAAGACAGTATATTAATAAATGGCAGGATAAAAAAATAATTTTAACCGGATGTGCCGCTTATACTCAGGGTGAAGAGCTTTTTAACAGCGGTAGAGTCCAAAGCGTACTCGGACATAAATATAAAGAGGAAATTGACAGGTATCTTGATTTTAACGGAGTGAAACTAGGAAATTTCGATTTTGTAAACAAAAAAATCATTACTTCATTTTCAAAAACAAAAGCTTTTATAAAAATTCAGGAAGGATGCGATTTTGAGTGCGCATACTGTATAATTCCTAGTGTGCGGGGACATTCAAGAAGTCTTGACGAAAAAACAATTCTCAAACAGATAGAAACTCTTTCTCAAAACGGTATAAGCGAGTTTGTGTTAACGGGTATCAATATGGGCAGTTACGGCAAAGACACAGGCACCACGCTTGCCGATCTGGTAGAAAAAATTTCTAAAATCAGAGGCGTTAAAAGAATAAGACTCGGTAGTCTGGAGCCTAGCCAGTTAAATGACAAACTGATAGATTTGACCAAAAACGGCATACTGGAAAGACATCTTCATATTGCACTACAGCATACAAGCGACAGAATGCTGAGGATTATGAAAAGAAGAAACAGGGTAAAACAGACACTTGAGCTTTTTGAAAAACTTGCAGCAGAGAAAATCGCTCTGGGAACGGATTTTATTGTCGGACATCCGGGAGAAAGCGAAGAAATTTGGAATGAAGCCCTGGAGAATTTTAAAAAATACCCTCTGACACATATACATGTATTCAGATTCACTCCAAGAGACGGAACACATTCGGCTGAGCTTAAACAGGATGTAAGAGGGGACGTAGCTAAAAAACGTGCTAAAATTATAGAAGAAATAGTCAGAAAAAATAATTATAATTTCAGAATAGAAAATAAAGTTCCTTTGGTCGTCCACGTAGAAAATTATAAAAAAGGCTATTATGAAGGATATGACCAGTTTTATAATAAAATGCTGATTAAAAGCGGTCAGAATATTAAAGGCGGCTGGATAACTTTTGAAGAATATGACATAAAGGATGTAAATTATGCAAAAATCCAATAAAAACACGCTGATAGTGTCCGTAATAACGGGTATTATTATTGCGCTTCTTTTATTTGCTTCGTTAAAAGGCGACGGGCTTGATATAAAAACACTTATTAATCAGATAGTAGCCGTAATTATTGTATTCGGTTTTTTTATTCTGCTTGTTGTACTGCTCAGAAAAGCGGTTCCGGCTCAGCAACAGCCTCCTCAGCAGGTGCAGGTGCAGATGGATACCGGAATTGAAAAGGATTTCGTTATAAAACCCACTACTTCCGATGTTACTTTTGAAGACGTCGCGGGAATCAGCGAAGTAAAAGAAGAACTGGTAGAAATTGTTGATTTTTTAAAAAATCCGGACAAATACAAAGCATTCGGAATTGAACTGCCTAAAGGAGTGCTGCTTGTAGGGCCTCCTGGTGTAGGTAAGACGTTAATAGCTAAAGCTCTTGCCGGGGAGGCGGGTGTGCCGTTTTTTTATCAAAGCGGAAGCAGCTTTGTGCAGATGTACGTCGGTGTAGGCGCTAAAAGGGTGAGAGACCTGTTTACAAAAGCAAAAGCGACTGCTCCAAGTATAATTTTTATAGACGAAATAGACGCAATAGGAAAAAGCAGGGGAAATTTAAGAAACGATGAGAGGGAAGCCACTTTAAACCAGCTTTTAACAGAAATGGACGGTTTTGAAGGAAGCAGCGGTGTAATTGTAATCGGCGCCACTAACAAGGTTGAACTTTTGGATGAGGCTTTATTAAGACCCGGAAGATTTGACAGAAGGGTTTATGTAGAACTGCCGGGTCTTAACGACAGGGTTGAAATACTCAAAGTTCATCTTAAAAACAAACCGTTTAAAGGAAATTTGGAAAACATCGCAAAAATGACAGTCGGTTTCAGCGGGGCGGCGCTGGCCAGTCTTGTAAATGAAGCTAGCATATATGCTCTTAAACAGGGGAAACATTTTGTTGAAGAGGAGGATTTTTACGCCGTTAAAGACAAAGTTTTGGTAGGTAAAAAACGACTTCAGACATATAACCCTAAAGAAAAAGAGATACTAAGCTATTATCAGGCGTGTAAAGCTGTAATCGCTGAATGGTTGAGTGTTGATTTTGAAAGAATATCCCTTGTAAAAGACGATTTTAAAGAAGAAGACAAAGAAATAGTTTCAAAAACTGAAATGATGAATAAAATTCAGGTTTATCTTGCCGGCAGAGTGGGTGTTGAAGACCGTTTTAACGAAAAGTATTCAAACGCACATCTGGATTTAAAAAAAGCAAGGGAACTTGCTGTAAAAATGGTAAAAGATTATGCAATGGGAGAAAGTATCGTTTCTGACGAAAGCGAAATAGCCAACATCTTAAATGATGCTTTAAGCGAAGTAAAAGTGCTTTATGCTTCAAATATAAGAATGATTGAAGCGGTTTATCACGTACTTTTGGAAAAAGAAGTAATACATAAAGAAGATTTTGAAAAACTGAAAAATGAAATATTTTAACGGGTTTTGCCTAAAAGACGAATTTAAACTTTTTTCTGAATATATTGAAGACAATGCTTTTACCGTAGCGGGGTTTAGTTACGGAGCTCAAAAAGCGCTTACATATGCATTAAAAAAAAATGCCAGAATAGACAAACTGCAGCTTTTTTCTCCGGCATACTTTGAATACAGTGAAAAGATAATTGAATTAAACTTAAGAGCATTTAAAAACGACAAACGAAAATATATAGAAAATTTCTTGAAAAAAGCAGGATTTTTTAATGAAAAATATCTGGATTATGAGTGCGGCGAATCTGACTTATTAAATCTGTTTACTTTTGACTGGGAAATAATAAAAGAGTTAAACAATGTAAAAATAGAGATTTTTTTGGGAGAATTTGATAAAATCATCGCTTTAAAAAAGGCTGAAAAATTTTTTAAAAATTACGGTGACGTTTATATAATAAAAAAAGCAAATCATTTTTTAAGGAGTTAACTTGGAAGAACCCACGAGGCATATTTTTAAAGAATACTGGGATATTTTTGTAGGATTTAGTGCACTGCCGCTGGCAGTTGTTTTTCATTTACAGGGATTAAGCGTTATCGCTACTTTTTTTGCTGCAATCGGAATAGGCGCTTTGGCCGTTACAATATCCGAAATAGCGGAAATTCTTGCTGAGAGATTCGGTGAGCCTTTCGGAAGTCTGATACTTACGTTTAGTGCTGTCTTGGTTGAGATATTGATTTTATTTATGGTTGTGCTTGAGGCTAAAACCCATCCGGAAGTTGTTGAAACCGTAAAAAACGGTATTATAGCCACAGTAATAGTGGATTTAAACGCTCTGCTGGGAATAGCCGTTTTTGTTGGAGGGCTTAACTTTAAAGAACAGGTACACAATGAAGACACATCGGCTAGTTATACCACTATACTGTTTGTTGCCGCTGCTATGCTTTTGGTGCCTACAACTATTTCAATGCATTCCGATCAAAAAGCTTTATACAGCGCAAGTTTGATAATTGCCGCTCTTCTTGCTGTATATTATTTCTTTATTTTTAAATTTCAGACGGATACGCATGTGCATTTCTTTAAATTCAAAAAAAGAAGCAGGGTAAAAAAATATAAAAGAGACGATGAAGAAGATGAAGATTATTATTTTGATAAAAAATCAAACTTTTTTAATATCGGTTTTTTGATATTTTTATTAGTCTTAATCGGAGTACTTTCGGAAATTTTTGCAAAAGACGGCGTAGGAGTTTTTCAGAATTTCGGCTTAACCGCTGGATTTGTCGGTATTTTGATTGCGTTTGTAACAGTGGCGCCTGAACTTTTTACGGCAATCAGGGCTGCAAAAAACGACGAAATGCAGCGTGTCGTAAACATAGCAATGGGAGCGAGCACTGTCAGTATACTTTTAACTGTTCCTTCTTTGATATTCTTATCATTGATAGTGGGTGTAAATCTTACTCTTGATTTTACCCCGCTTCAGGTTGGAGCTTTAATACTTACGATTATTCTTGTGTGGAAAACTACGGAAGACGGTGAAACCAATTATCTTGAGGGACTTTCTCACTTAATGCTCTTTTTAAGTTACGCCGTAATAGCCATTTTTTATTAAACTATTTCTTTTTTTCCCTTTTTTATAAGTAAAAGTTATCTTTTTATTAAATTTCCTGTTAATTATGATAAAATGAAACGTTAAAAATTATAAAGGAGAAAAAAATGGATAGAAGAAAATTTCTTAAAACTGCAGGGGTAGGGGCTGTAGCGGCGTCTACTTTTACGACGAACCTTTATGCTAGAAGCACTAAAACTCTTAAAATCTGTCTTTCATGGCCGAAGACGCTTCCTATTATGGGAACAAATATGCTCTGGTTTGCTGATAAAGTTAAAGAGCTGAGCG
It contains:
- the recG gene encoding ATP-dependent DNA helicase RecG; the protein is MTREDLEKLKKIGVKSPLELALIKPKEYEDNHLYPYIMSSPQAFEAEILEVKKSPKVTRIKFYLKNVNQIIWGVFFQFKKWHESVFKAGSTVYIRGEIKNHQIVQPKPITRINEITPVYKTNLNIRSLRALIKRYVTMENLSILPENIAKTLFFMHFPQTQEHIQEQKLMYALKWAEIFNYLNKLKNKKTVLPSIGLRADPEPFIKSLPFKLTGDQLKVINDIKNDISKPTQARRVVIGDVGSGKTVVMLATAYMAEKSIIMCPTSILANQIYEEADKYLNGKWKIKNGKSFKTVLVTQKSKFTPNDLKNANLLIGTHALLYQNLPKVNVVMVDEQHRFGTNQRASLEKLTSAADTVPHYFQFSATPIPRTQALIMSSFVNVSLIKELPFKKDIDTRIISKEDFKNLIAHIQNETAKGNQVVVVYPLVEESENFSYQSIEEGKEFWLKYFDGVYITHGKDKNKEDILVEFRQKGKILITTTVIEVGISLPKLTTIVIVGAERLGLATLHQLRGRVGRYGQKGYCFLYTNDKNNKRLEAFAKTLDGFKIAELDLEFRKSGDLLDGKAQSGESFRYFDEVKDLHILEDVKRYLG
- a CDS encoding pitrilysin family protein, with protein sequence MIIFEKDNLGRTVLEIVFQHSGSIYADEGVAYFLSHMLNTKGTTAKKEKFYNDLEQDAITLNVSVNKEFLTVSLKFLNEKEKKALGFLLELLQYPNLNEEAFEKSKKEINAKIQNKKNDNDYIAAVNLHKEIFKNTPASYPVMGENTENITLDKVKDFYKSLFKKEYIIINGGKDLNLDGLTALFKPQKNSHLFFKAKKSDDIQVYKNVEQSYIHFASNFDADYNKELYLAKIATFILGAGGFGSRMMEEIRVKRGYAYSAYTNNVFKKSYKLLNGYLQTKIENTEDSIKIVKEMINDFYENGITSEELTQAKQFLIGSEPLRSETLNQRLLKKFNEIYLNLPENYYDKELDLIKNTSLEEVNSFISRHPEIKDITFSIVTKE
- a CDS encoding class II aldolase/adducin family protein, with the translated sequence MVVSTILDEYKLTAKILYEKNMMNLGIGSISLKLENDKMIINNHHKSIYEEDFCKIVHINKKDLSWKETSADINIHARIYKDISYAKTILNVFPLNIITYSLEHTYFKPIDYLGRQILDKVKIIEIDDVQKWEENKDFIISKNLRDKNIVIIRGFGVYIIARDIKEAIKKAIILENSATILLNSPH
- the rsmH gene encoding 16S rRNA (cytosine(1402)-N(4))-methyltransferase RsmH: MIKNSEKLKSDASLDAGNELNIPHIPVLLNETLELFDDMPKNGYFIDCTLGFGGHSEAILEKFPEIKLIGIDQDAEAMNFAKKRLSKFSDRVEFINKRASEALKELPKDLPVAGILADIGVSSYQLDNPERGFTFESDELDMRMNKNQELSAREVLNYYSREDLERIFRDYGECRRYKKVANAIISKRPIKSNREFADILGHIGLKDKKALAKVFQAVRIEVNNELNELEKILENSEFLAKNGTILGIITFHSLEDRIVKNRFKQWSKKCICPPEAIKCECGGNHQLGKILTKKPLTASKEELKTNPRSRSAKLRGFKFIRG
- a CDS encoding efflux RND transporter permease subunit; the encoded protein is MKRFIEFFIKNAVFTHVLFLIVIISSILAYRNVAKELFPPATLDKILIQGGYPGASPETLDKMAVTQIEDDLKSYQEVSSVESVIRNGSFTITVNLKPGANKLELLSEFKTITSNLKKDLPSDMSEPSVTIAKKAFPLMFISVASNVLNKDQLLKDADNVKKILSQIKDLTQIDIRGDSDKNIYFKLDNQKIESLGINKSQLINVLSQVSTIFPVGKIEGKKHYFISMYPKNLEQFKNMIITVGNVKVRLKDIADIKKEYATPTQIGKYDGIPNITIDVRKGESGDAIAISQKIRQILKKYHEKHPEVTFGISTDTSKWVRNRFNTVVSNIIFGLILVFFVMWIFLNWRISLVVTMGIPTSFAIAMIYLDYANLSLNLLSMLGALIALGMIVDEAIVVGENIYRHMQMGKDKVTAAIEGTSEVFWPVMASSTTTILAFMPMLLIKGEIGVFMKILPIMITVLILSSLFEAFVFLPLHSKEILKVEKSSKDRFWNKFSALYKKMLTFFFKIRYVALMFFLIFVPVLIGIGMKHSKFQLFPTFDASQIYVNGKFESNYTITQTAAAIKKIENDLKKYLGKDVEGFTTVVGMQMNNKGEANIGANYFHIFVDLNDKKPTDFYNKYIAPIFKPIKVKNQIRTHTAQQLAQMFKKDFSHIKIPGMVELNVIVPQAGIVKSDIVISIGGKSQEEIIKAIKKLENVMKKIKGVYNIYDDAELGADELKLKINPYGQKLGFTQVSLFNELRGFFGEAEYDKTFDKDGIVKIILKDKNKDSYNELKNFRVTVPGTNQYIELDKVCDFVITRAFKKIHKYNGIAAKTVYGSLNKKIITTADFYKKVDPLLKEFKKEGLTVLIGGAAKTSKAFMKDLEESLIVAVLLIFLVLVLMFNSAVLPFVIISVIPLSFLGVIVGNMIMDMNMTMLGMIGIVGLAGVVVNDGIVMIDFIKRARSVNEILEFASHRLRPVLLTSITTFFGLLTLMFFPSGQSAILQPLAIALGFGLAWGTVLNLFYLPIFYYILRRRRLKCSMTSLCYDIFSKFKRK
- the mtaB gene encoding tRNA (N(6)-L-threonylcarbamoyladenosine(37)-C(2))-methylthiotransferase MtaB, with translation MKVYIKTFGCRSNTYDSEIMKNTIQSDIAANEDEADIIIVNSCTVTNFADRDLRQYINKWQDKKIILTGCAAYTQGEELFNSGRVQSVLGHKYKEEIDRYLDFNGVKLGNFDFVNKKIITSFSKTKAFIKIQEGCDFECAYCIIPSVRGHSRSLDEKTILKQIETLSQNGISEFVLTGINMGSYGKDTGTTLADLVEKISKIRGVKRIRLGSLEPSQLNDKLIDLTKNGILERHLHIALQHTSDRMLRIMKRRNRVKQTLELFEKLAAEKIALGTDFIVGHPGESEEIWNEALENFKKYPLTHIHVFRFTPRDGTHSAELKQDVRGDVAKKRAKIIEEIVRKNNYNFRIENKVPLVVHVENYKKGYYEGYDQFYNKMLIKSGQNIKGGWITFEEYDIKDVNYAKIQ